Proteins from a single region of Tamandua tetradactyla isolate mTamTet1 chromosome 12, mTamTet1.pri, whole genome shotgun sequence:
- the LOC143652277 gene encoding uncharacterized protein LOC143652277 isoform X1, giving the protein MRKVPPPFLIGGANSPTSSGGAGSKGEVNPCSPPPPFAGVRAQHMCEARLAPSNCPPARKSLGALGEGGQGAEKAHKDSSKTRDRIAFGSSVPGRSWLPARTLPPVGYSWSSKFVAMASRLQAILGVRPTNWQRKFLAVSTILQRGLRSGFTRLPMGSNIFYWSEREL; this is encoded by the exons ATGCGTAAGGTCCCGCCCCCATTTCTGATTGGTGGAGCAAATAGCCCCACCTCCTCCGGCGGAGCGGGATCGAAGGGGGAAGTCAACCCCTGTTCCCCGCCCCCTCCCTTCGCTGGTGTGCGCGCTCAGCACATGTGTGAGGCCCGCCTTGCTCCTTCGAATTGCCCTCCCGCCCGGAAGTCCCTCGGCGCCCTTGGCGAGGGAGGGCAGGGAGCGGAGAAGGCGCACAAAGATTCCTCCAAGACTCGCGATCGGATAGCCTTCGGG AGCTCCGTCCCGGGCAGGTCTTGGCTTCCAGCAAGGACGCTCCCACCTGTCGGCTACTCATGGAGTTCGAAGTTCGTTGCCATGGCCTCGCGGCTCCAAGCCATCCTTGGAGTCAGGCCCACTAATTGGCAGCGCAAGTTCCTGGCCGTCTCCACTATATTGCAGAGAGGACTTAGGAGCGGGTTTACCCGGCTGCCTATGGGAAGTAACATTTTTTACTGGAGTGAGCGGGAACTCTAA
- the LOC143652277 gene encoding uncharacterized protein LOC143652277 isoform X2, which yields MRKVPPPFLIGGANSPTSSGGAGSKGEVNPCSPPPPFAGVRAQHMCEARLAPSNCPPARKSLGALGEGGQGAEKAHKDSSKTRDRIAFGVLASSKDAPTCRLLMEFEVRCHGLAAPSHPWSQAH from the exons ATGCGTAAGGTCCCGCCCCCATTTCTGATTGGTGGAGCAAATAGCCCCACCTCCTCCGGCGGAGCGGGATCGAAGGGGGAAGTCAACCCCTGTTCCCCGCCCCCTCCCTTCGCTGGTGTGCGCGCTCAGCACATGTGTGAGGCCCGCCTTGCTCCTTCGAATTGCCCTCCCGCCCGGAAGTCCCTCGGCGCCCTTGGCGAGGGAGGGCAGGGAGCGGAGAAGGCGCACAAAGATTCCTCCAAGACTCGCGATCGGATAGCCTTCGGG GTCTTGGCTTCCAGCAAGGACGCTCCCACCTGTCGGCTACTCATGGAGTTCGAAGTTCGTTGCCATGGCCTCGCGGCTCCAAGCCATCCTTGGAGTCAGGCCCACTAA